Proteins encoded in a region of the Salvelinus fontinalis isolate EN_2023a chromosome 17, ASM2944872v1, whole genome shotgun sequence genome:
- the clcn2a gene encoding chloride channel protein 2a isoform X2, with amino-acid sequence MHGTRRDIPHFYSLCYTKDGGAQLTVRDRSLEEDKHTEGTELPDEGNMYGRYTQELGVYAKEEAARLRDGGGLRRVTSVRSRSAELLEYEKDPCAKCHVCTSRCQKFLISRVGEDWIFLILLGLVMALVSWVMDYAIAFCQQAQKWMYGGLDSNMLLQYLAWVTYPVVLITFSAGFTQILSPQAVGSGIPEMKTILRGVVLKEYLTFKTFVAKVIGLTCALGSGMPLGKEGPFVHVASLCAALLSKFLAALFGGIYKLKEEPFEGNKNELRNTEMLSAACAVGVGCCFAAPIGGVLFSIEVTSTFFAVRNYWRGFFAATFSAFIFRVLAVWNQDEETITALFKTRFRLDFPFDLQELPAFAILGIACGFGGALFVYLNRLIVECMRKQKTINKFLLRNSSLHVRRLVYPAMVTLIISTLTFPPGFGQFMAGQLTQHESLVALLDNRTWCRQGVAEEFDYISHSHAWKHPQVNVFITLILFIVMKFWMSAVATTMPVPCGAFMPVFLIGAAFGRLVGETMAVMFPDGIHADGSVYPIVPGGYAVVGAAALSGAVTHTVSTAVIVFELTGQISHILPVMIAVILANAVAQSLQPSLYDSIIRIKKLPYLPELGMGHHEKYNIRVEDIMVRDVRYITLFSSYREVQEVLMTGQLKTLALVESTDSMILLGSIERSQLQSLLSIQLGPTRRLDHLRRHAQDNGTHTHTLGAHTHLTSLDTMDSPPSPPCTHTHSYTSNSSNTSARHGVRFLVSVAEISTEESSFSAAVSNSQLPLKSAMKTVPTIHNTETPNSIHTLSINRDTPTPSPLSGSQQTLSCGDPERELLESPAEPEAPESRGPKRVRISMAAESPEVEDDMTTNEIAEWEEQQLDEPVDFNNCKIDPAPFQLVERTSLHKTHTIFSLLGLDHAYVTSTGRLVGVVSLRELRKAIEGSVTVTGVKVRPPLASFRDSGNTTSVSEVTELHKLWNRHRGLSLPREPTPPDMEDQLDVMDEETPVHFIQDQSDMEFETIPTDNMDPPSELVLQESLSITEDQTEEFILECSPSHTDESELACDFDSSHLPETDQLEPAKDHGTPPHGTTPQNIEQMDQSELQCKQSPNRTEDQSE; translated from the exons tgTGTACGTCTCGCTGTCAGAAGTTCCTGATCTCGCGTGTGGGCGAGGACTGGATCTTTCTCATCCTACTGGGTCTGGTCATGGCCCTGGTCAGCTGGGTGATGGACTATGCTATCGCCTTCTGTCAGCAAG ctCAGAAGTGGATGTACGGGGGACTGGACAGTAACATGCTCCTGCAGTACCTGGCATGGGTCACCTACCCAGTGGTGCTCATCACTTTCTCAGCAGGGTTCACACAGATACTGTCCCCGCAGGCTGTGG GTTCGGGTATCCCAGAGATGAAGACCATTCTGAGAGGCGTAGTGCTGAAGGAATATCTCACCTTTAAAACCTTTGTGGCCAAAGTTATCGGGCTGACCTGTGCTCTGGGCAGTGGCATGCCCCTGGGAAAGGAG GGCCCGTTCGTTCATGTGGCCAGTCTCTGTGCAGCCCTCCTGAGCAAGTTCTTGGCTGCCTTGTTTGGTGGAATCTACAA GCTTAAGGAAGAGCCCTTTGAGGGAAACAAG AATGAGCTGAGGAACACTGAGATGCTATCAGCAGCATGTGCAGTGGGGGTAGGCTGCTGCTTCGCTGCCCCCATTGGAG gtgtgCTCTTCAGCATTGAGGTAACGTCTACGTTCTTTGCGGTGAGGAACTACTGGAGGGGCTTCTTCGCTGCCACCTTCAGTGCCTTCATCTTCAGAGTCCTGGCTGTGTGGAACCAGGACGAAG agACCATCACAGCCCTCTTTAAGACACGTTTCCGCCTGGACTTCCCCTTTGACCTCCAGGAGCTGCCAGCCTTCGCCATCCTGGG GATTGCGTGTGGTTTTGGTGGGGCTCTCTTTGTCTACCTGAACAGACTGATAGTAGAGTGTATGAGGAAACAGAAGACCATCAACAAGTTCCTGCTCAGGAA CTCCTCTCTCCATGTCAGACGTCTGGTGTATCCTGCTATGGTCACCTTGATCATCTCAACCCTCACCTTCCCCCCTGGGTTTGGACAGTTCATGGCTGGGCAG CTTACGCAGCATGAGTCCCTGGTGGCGTTGTTGGACAACCGAACATGGTGTCGGCAGGGCGTTGCCGAGGAGTTCGACTACATCAGCCACTCCCACGCCTGGAAACACCCCCAGGTTAACGTCTTCATCACTCTCATCCTCTTCATCGTCATGAAG TTCTGGATGTCTGCAGTAGCTACCACCATGCCTGTGCCATGTGGGGCCTTCATGCCAGTTTTCCTCATTG GTGCGGCATTTGGACGTttggtaggagagaccatggcagtCATGTTCCCTGATGGCATCCATGCTGATGGCAGTGTCTATCCTATAGTGCCTGGCGGCTATGCTGTAGTGG GTGCAGCGGCGTTGTCGGGGGCAGTGACTCACACGGTGTCGACAGCAGTCATCGTGTTTGAGCTGACGGGTCAGATCAGCCACATCCTGCCGGTGATGATAGCGGTGATCCTGGCCAACGCCGTAGCCCAGTCCCTCCAGCCCTCGCTATACGACTCTATCATCAGGATCAAGAAACTACCCTATCTCCCTGAACTGGGCATGGGGCACCACGA GAAGTATAACATCCGTGTGGAGGACATCATGGTTAGAGACGTGCGTTACatcactctcttctcctcctacCGAGAGGTACAGGAGGTCCTGATGACTGGACAGCTGAAAACACTGGCCCTGGTTGAGTCCACAG acTCTATGATCCTGTTGGGTTCTATAGAGCGCTCCCAGCTCCAGTCACTCCTGTCCATCCAGCTGGGTCCAACGCGCAGGCTCGACCACCTCCGGAGGCACGCCCAGGacaacggcacacacacacatacactgggcgcacacacacacctgaccagcCTGGACACCATGGACAGTCCCCCCAGcccaccctgcacacacacacactcctacacctCCAACTCCTCCAATACCAGCGCACGCCATGGGGTTCGCTTCCTGGTGAGTGTAGCGGAG ATCTCAACAGAGGAGTCCTCCTTCAGTGCAGCTGTGTCCAACTCTCAGCTGCCACTCAAATCTGCTATGAAAACTGTCCCTACTATTCACAACACAGAGACACCCAACAGTATACACACTCTCTCAATTAATAGAGACACGCcgactccctctcctctgtcaggctCTCAGCAGACCCTTTCCTGTGGTGACCCTGAGAGAGAGCTACTCgag AGCCCGGCAGAGCCAGAGGCTCCTGAGAGCAGGGGGCCCAAACGAGTCAGGATCTCCATGGCGGCG GAGTCCCCTGAAGTAGAGGATGACATGACCACAAACGAA ATAGCAGAGTGGGAGGAGCAACAGCTGGACGAGCCAGTGGATTTCAACAACTGCAAGATAGACCCCGCCCCTTTTCAGCTTGTGGAGCGGACATCTCTGCATAAG actcacACCATCTTCTCCCTGCTGGGACTGGACCATGCCTATGTGACCAGTACAGGACGGCTGGTGGGCGTGGTCTCCCTCAGGGAG CTGCGTAAGGCCATAGAGGGTTCAGTGACGGTGACAGGGGTGAAAGTTCGCCCCCCTCTGGCCAGTTTCCGTGACAGCGGCAACACTACCAGCGTTTCCGAGGTGACAGAGCTGCACAAGCTTTGGAACCGCCACAGAGGCCTCTCGTTACCACGGGAACCCACCCCGCCCGACATGGAGGACCAATTGGACGTTATGGATGAGGAGACCCCTGTCCACTTCATACAGGACCAATCAGATATGGAGTTTGAAACCATCCCCACTGACAATATGGACCCGCCATCAGAATTGGTTCTTCAGGAAAGCCTCTCAATAACAGAGGACCAAACAGAGGAGTTTATCTTAGAGTGCAGCCCTTCCCACACTGACGAATCAGAGCTGGCCTGTGATTTTGACTCCTCCCACCTCCCTGAGACTGACCAATTGGAGCCGGCGAAGGATCATGGAACCCCACCCCATGGAACCACACCCCAGAACATAGAGCAAATGGACCAATCAGAACTGCAGTGTAAGCAAAGTCCCAACCGCACTGAGGACCAATCGGAATGA
- the clcn2a gene encoding chloride channel protein 2a isoform X8, translating into MDEDIATMPAKDKAENRSLQYQQTLMYGRYTQELGVYAKEEAARLRDGGGLRRVTSVRSRSAELLEYEKDPCAKCHVCTSRCQKFLISRVGEDWIFLILLGLVMALVSWVMDYAIAFCQQAQKWMYGGLDSNMLLQYLAWVTYPVVLITFSAGFTQILSPQAVGSGIPEMKTILRGVVLKEYLTFKTFVAKVIGLTCALGSGMPLGKEGPFVHVASLCAALLSKFLAALFGGIYKLKEEPFEGNKNELRNTEMLSAACAVGVGCCFAAPIGGVLFSIEVTSTFFAVRNYWRGFFAATFSAFIFRVLAVWNQDEETITALFKTRFRLDFPFDLQELPAFAILGIACGFGGALFVYLNRLIVECMRKQKTINKFLLRNSSLHVRRLVYPAMVTLIISTLTFPPGFGQFMAGQLTQHESLVALLDNRTWCRQGVAEEFDYISHSHAWKHPQVNVFITLILFIVMKFWMSAVATTMPVPCGAFMPVFLIGAAFGRLVGETMAVMFPDGIHADGSVYPIVPGGYAVVGAAALSGAVTHTVSTAVIVFELTGQISHILPVMIAVILANAVAQSLQPSLYDSIIRIKKLPYLPELGMGHHEKYNIRVEDIMVRDVRYITLFSSYREVQEVLMTGQLKTLALVESTGKDSMILLGSIERSQLQSLLSIQLGPTRRLDHLRRHAQDNGTHTHTLGAHTHLTSLDTMDSPPSPPCTHTHSYTSNSSNTSARHGVRFLVSVAEISTEESSFSAAVSNSQLPLKSAMKTVPTIHNTETPNSIHTLSINRDTPTPSPLSGSQQTLSCGDPERELLESPAEPEAPESRGPKRVRISMAAESPEVEDDMTTNEIAEWEEQQLDEPVDFNNCKIDPAPFQLVERTSLHKTHTIFSLLGLDHAYVTSTGRLVGVVSLRELRKAIEGSVTVTGVKVRPPLASFRDSGNTTSVSEVTELHKLWNRHRGLSLPREPTPPDMEDQLDVMDEETPVHFIQDQSDMEFETIPTDNMDPPSELVLQESLSITEDQTEEFILECSPSHTDESELACDFDSSHLPETDQLEPAKDHGTPPHGTTPQNIEQMDQSELQCKQSPNRTEDQSE; encoded by the exons tgTGTACGTCTCGCTGTCAGAAGTTCCTGATCTCGCGTGTGGGCGAGGACTGGATCTTTCTCATCCTACTGGGTCTGGTCATGGCCCTGGTCAGCTGGGTGATGGACTATGCTATCGCCTTCTGTCAGCAAG ctCAGAAGTGGATGTACGGGGGACTGGACAGTAACATGCTCCTGCAGTACCTGGCATGGGTCACCTACCCAGTGGTGCTCATCACTTTCTCAGCAGGGTTCACACAGATACTGTCCCCGCAGGCTGTGG GTTCGGGTATCCCAGAGATGAAGACCATTCTGAGAGGCGTAGTGCTGAAGGAATATCTCACCTTTAAAACCTTTGTGGCCAAAGTTATCGGGCTGACCTGTGCTCTGGGCAGTGGCATGCCCCTGGGAAAGGAG GGCCCGTTCGTTCATGTGGCCAGTCTCTGTGCAGCCCTCCTGAGCAAGTTCTTGGCTGCCTTGTTTGGTGGAATCTACAA GCTTAAGGAAGAGCCCTTTGAGGGAAACAAG AATGAGCTGAGGAACACTGAGATGCTATCAGCAGCATGTGCAGTGGGGGTAGGCTGCTGCTTCGCTGCCCCCATTGGAG gtgtgCTCTTCAGCATTGAGGTAACGTCTACGTTCTTTGCGGTGAGGAACTACTGGAGGGGCTTCTTCGCTGCCACCTTCAGTGCCTTCATCTTCAGAGTCCTGGCTGTGTGGAACCAGGACGAAG agACCATCACAGCCCTCTTTAAGACACGTTTCCGCCTGGACTTCCCCTTTGACCTCCAGGAGCTGCCAGCCTTCGCCATCCTGGG GATTGCGTGTGGTTTTGGTGGGGCTCTCTTTGTCTACCTGAACAGACTGATAGTAGAGTGTATGAGGAAACAGAAGACCATCAACAAGTTCCTGCTCAGGAA CTCCTCTCTCCATGTCAGACGTCTGGTGTATCCTGCTATGGTCACCTTGATCATCTCAACCCTCACCTTCCCCCCTGGGTTTGGACAGTTCATGGCTGGGCAG CTTACGCAGCATGAGTCCCTGGTGGCGTTGTTGGACAACCGAACATGGTGTCGGCAGGGCGTTGCCGAGGAGTTCGACTACATCAGCCACTCCCACGCCTGGAAACACCCCCAGGTTAACGTCTTCATCACTCTCATCCTCTTCATCGTCATGAAG TTCTGGATGTCTGCAGTAGCTACCACCATGCCTGTGCCATGTGGGGCCTTCATGCCAGTTTTCCTCATTG GTGCGGCATTTGGACGTttggtaggagagaccatggcagtCATGTTCCCTGATGGCATCCATGCTGATGGCAGTGTCTATCCTATAGTGCCTGGCGGCTATGCTGTAGTGG GTGCAGCGGCGTTGTCGGGGGCAGTGACTCACACGGTGTCGACAGCAGTCATCGTGTTTGAGCTGACGGGTCAGATCAGCCACATCCTGCCGGTGATGATAGCGGTGATCCTGGCCAACGCCGTAGCCCAGTCCCTCCAGCCCTCGCTATACGACTCTATCATCAGGATCAAGAAACTACCCTATCTCCCTGAACTGGGCATGGGGCACCACGA GAAGTATAACATCCGTGTGGAGGACATCATGGTTAGAGACGTGCGTTACatcactctcttctcctcctacCGAGAGGTACAGGAGGTCCTGATGACTGGACAGCTGAAAACACTGGCCCTGGTTGAGTCCACAGGTAAGG acTCTATGATCCTGTTGGGTTCTATAGAGCGCTCCCAGCTCCAGTCACTCCTGTCCATCCAGCTGGGTCCAACGCGCAGGCTCGACCACCTCCGGAGGCACGCCCAGGacaacggcacacacacacatacactgggcgcacacacacacctgaccagcCTGGACACCATGGACAGTCCCCCCAGcccaccctgcacacacacacactcctacacctCCAACTCCTCCAATACCAGCGCACGCCATGGGGTTCGCTTCCTGGTGAGTGTAGCGGAG ATCTCAACAGAGGAGTCCTCCTTCAGTGCAGCTGTGTCCAACTCTCAGCTGCCACTCAAATCTGCTATGAAAACTGTCCCTACTATTCACAACACAGAGACACCCAACAGTATACACACTCTCTCAATTAATAGAGACACGCcgactccctctcctctgtcaggctCTCAGCAGACCCTTTCCTGTGGTGACCCTGAGAGAGAGCTACTCgag AGCCCGGCAGAGCCAGAGGCTCCTGAGAGCAGGGGGCCCAAACGAGTCAGGATCTCCATGGCGGCG GAGTCCCCTGAAGTAGAGGATGACATGACCACAAACGAA ATAGCAGAGTGGGAGGAGCAACAGCTGGACGAGCCAGTGGATTTCAACAACTGCAAGATAGACCCCGCCCCTTTTCAGCTTGTGGAGCGGACATCTCTGCATAAG actcacACCATCTTCTCCCTGCTGGGACTGGACCATGCCTATGTGACCAGTACAGGACGGCTGGTGGGCGTGGTCTCCCTCAGGGAG CTGCGTAAGGCCATAGAGGGTTCAGTGACGGTGACAGGGGTGAAAGTTCGCCCCCCTCTGGCCAGTTTCCGTGACAGCGGCAACACTACCAGCGTTTCCGAGGTGACAGAGCTGCACAAGCTTTGGAACCGCCACAGAGGCCTCTCGTTACCACGGGAACCCACCCCGCCCGACATGGAGGACCAATTGGACGTTATGGATGAGGAGACCCCTGTCCACTTCATACAGGACCAATCAGATATGGAGTTTGAAACCATCCCCACTGACAATATGGACCCGCCATCAGAATTGGTTCTTCAGGAAAGCCTCTCAATAACAGAGGACCAAACAGAGGAGTTTATCTTAGAGTGCAGCCCTTCCCACACTGACGAATCAGAGCTGGCCTGTGATTTTGACTCCTCCCACCTCCCTGAGACTGACCAATTGGAGCCGGCGAAGGATCATGGAACCCCACCCCATGGAACCACACCCCAGAACATAGAGCAAATGGACCAATCAGAACTGCAGTGTAAGCAAAGTCCCAACCGCACTGAGGACCAATCGGAATGA
- the clcn2a gene encoding chloride channel protein 2a isoform X6, whose amino-acid sequence MHGTRRDIPHFYSLCYTKDGGAQLTVRDRSLEEDKHTEGTELPDEGNMYGRYTQELGVYAKEEAARLRDGGGLRRVTSVRSRSAELLEYEKDPCAKCHVCTSRCQKFLISRVGEDWIFLILLGLVMALVSWVMDYAIAFCQQAQKWMYGGLDSNMLLQYLAWVTYPVVLITFSAGFTQILSPQAVGSGIPEMKTILRGVVLKEYLTFKTFVAKVIGLTCALGSGMPLGKEGPFVHVASLCAALLSKFLAALFGGIYKLKEEPFEGNKNELRNTEMLSAACAVGVGCCFAAPIGGVLFSIEVTSTFFAVRNYWRGFFAATFSAFIFRVLAVWNQDEETITALFKTRFRLDFPFDLQELPAFAILGIACGFGGALFVYLNRLIVECMRKQKTINKFLLRNSSLHVRRLVYPAMVTLIISTLTFPPGFGQFMAGQLTQHESLVALLDNRTWCRQGVAEEFDYISHSHAWKHPQVNVFITLILFIVMKFWMSAVATTMPVPCGAFMPVFLIGAAFGRLVGETMAVMFPDGIHADGSVYPIVPGGYAVVGAAALSGAVTHTVSTAVIVFELTGQISHILPVMIAVILANAVAQSLQPSLYDSIIRIKKLPYLPELGMGHHEKYNIRVEDIMVRDVRYITLFSSYREVQEVLMTGQLKTLALVESTDSMILLGSIERSQLQSLLSIQLGPTRRLDHLRRHAQDNGTHTHTLGAHTHLTSLDTMDSPPSPPCTHTHSYTSNSSNTSARHGVRFLISTEESSFSAAVSNSQLPLKSAMKTVPTIHNTETPNSIHTLSINRDTPTPSPLSGSQQTLSCGDPERELLESPAEPEAPESRGPKRVRISMAAESPEVEDDMTTNEIAEWEEQQLDEPVDFNNCKIDPAPFQLVERTSLHKTHTIFSLLGLDHAYVTSTGRLVGVVSLRELRKAIEGSVTVTGVKVRPPLASFRDSGNTTSVSEVTELHKLWNRHRGLSLPREPTPPDMEDQLDVMDEETPVHFIQDQSDMEFETIPTDNMDPPSELVLQESLSITEDQTEEFILECSPSHTDESELACDFDSSHLPETDQLEPAKDHGTPPHGTTPQNIEQMDQSELQCKQSPNRTEDQSE is encoded by the exons tgTGTACGTCTCGCTGTCAGAAGTTCCTGATCTCGCGTGTGGGCGAGGACTGGATCTTTCTCATCCTACTGGGTCTGGTCATGGCCCTGGTCAGCTGGGTGATGGACTATGCTATCGCCTTCTGTCAGCAAG ctCAGAAGTGGATGTACGGGGGACTGGACAGTAACATGCTCCTGCAGTACCTGGCATGGGTCACCTACCCAGTGGTGCTCATCACTTTCTCAGCAGGGTTCACACAGATACTGTCCCCGCAGGCTGTGG GTTCGGGTATCCCAGAGATGAAGACCATTCTGAGAGGCGTAGTGCTGAAGGAATATCTCACCTTTAAAACCTTTGTGGCCAAAGTTATCGGGCTGACCTGTGCTCTGGGCAGTGGCATGCCCCTGGGAAAGGAG GGCCCGTTCGTTCATGTGGCCAGTCTCTGTGCAGCCCTCCTGAGCAAGTTCTTGGCTGCCTTGTTTGGTGGAATCTACAA GCTTAAGGAAGAGCCCTTTGAGGGAAACAAG AATGAGCTGAGGAACACTGAGATGCTATCAGCAGCATGTGCAGTGGGGGTAGGCTGCTGCTTCGCTGCCCCCATTGGAG gtgtgCTCTTCAGCATTGAGGTAACGTCTACGTTCTTTGCGGTGAGGAACTACTGGAGGGGCTTCTTCGCTGCCACCTTCAGTGCCTTCATCTTCAGAGTCCTGGCTGTGTGGAACCAGGACGAAG agACCATCACAGCCCTCTTTAAGACACGTTTCCGCCTGGACTTCCCCTTTGACCTCCAGGAGCTGCCAGCCTTCGCCATCCTGGG GATTGCGTGTGGTTTTGGTGGGGCTCTCTTTGTCTACCTGAACAGACTGATAGTAGAGTGTATGAGGAAACAGAAGACCATCAACAAGTTCCTGCTCAGGAA CTCCTCTCTCCATGTCAGACGTCTGGTGTATCCTGCTATGGTCACCTTGATCATCTCAACCCTCACCTTCCCCCCTGGGTTTGGACAGTTCATGGCTGGGCAG CTTACGCAGCATGAGTCCCTGGTGGCGTTGTTGGACAACCGAACATGGTGTCGGCAGGGCGTTGCCGAGGAGTTCGACTACATCAGCCACTCCCACGCCTGGAAACACCCCCAGGTTAACGTCTTCATCACTCTCATCCTCTTCATCGTCATGAAG TTCTGGATGTCTGCAGTAGCTACCACCATGCCTGTGCCATGTGGGGCCTTCATGCCAGTTTTCCTCATTG GTGCGGCATTTGGACGTttggtaggagagaccatggcagtCATGTTCCCTGATGGCATCCATGCTGATGGCAGTGTCTATCCTATAGTGCCTGGCGGCTATGCTGTAGTGG GTGCAGCGGCGTTGTCGGGGGCAGTGACTCACACGGTGTCGACAGCAGTCATCGTGTTTGAGCTGACGGGTCAGATCAGCCACATCCTGCCGGTGATGATAGCGGTGATCCTGGCCAACGCCGTAGCCCAGTCCCTCCAGCCCTCGCTATACGACTCTATCATCAGGATCAAGAAACTACCCTATCTCCCTGAACTGGGCATGGGGCACCACGA GAAGTATAACATCCGTGTGGAGGACATCATGGTTAGAGACGTGCGTTACatcactctcttctcctcctacCGAGAGGTACAGGAGGTCCTGATGACTGGACAGCTGAAAACACTGGCCCTGGTTGAGTCCACAG acTCTATGATCCTGTTGGGTTCTATAGAGCGCTCCCAGCTCCAGTCACTCCTGTCCATCCAGCTGGGTCCAACGCGCAGGCTCGACCACCTCCGGAGGCACGCCCAGGacaacggcacacacacacatacactgggcgcacacacacacctgaccagcCTGGACACCATGGACAGTCCCCCCAGcccaccctgcacacacacacactcctacacctCCAACTCCTCCAATACCAGCGCACGCCATGGGGTTCGCTTCCTG ATCTCAACAGAGGAGTCCTCCTTCAGTGCAGCTGTGTCCAACTCTCAGCTGCCACTCAAATCTGCTATGAAAACTGTCCCTACTATTCACAACACAGAGACACCCAACAGTATACACACTCTCTCAATTAATAGAGACACGCcgactccctctcctctgtcaggctCTCAGCAGACCCTTTCCTGTGGTGACCCTGAGAGAGAGCTACTCgag AGCCCGGCAGAGCCAGAGGCTCCTGAGAGCAGGGGGCCCAAACGAGTCAGGATCTCCATGGCGGCG GAGTCCCCTGAAGTAGAGGATGACATGACCACAAACGAA ATAGCAGAGTGGGAGGAGCAACAGCTGGACGAGCCAGTGGATTTCAACAACTGCAAGATAGACCCCGCCCCTTTTCAGCTTGTGGAGCGGACATCTCTGCATAAG actcacACCATCTTCTCCCTGCTGGGACTGGACCATGCCTATGTGACCAGTACAGGACGGCTGGTGGGCGTGGTCTCCCTCAGGGAG CTGCGTAAGGCCATAGAGGGTTCAGTGACGGTGACAGGGGTGAAAGTTCGCCCCCCTCTGGCCAGTTTCCGTGACAGCGGCAACACTACCAGCGTTTCCGAGGTGACAGAGCTGCACAAGCTTTGGAACCGCCACAGAGGCCTCTCGTTACCACGGGAACCCACCCCGCCCGACATGGAGGACCAATTGGACGTTATGGATGAGGAGACCCCTGTCCACTTCATACAGGACCAATCAGATATGGAGTTTGAAACCATCCCCACTGACAATATGGACCCGCCATCAGAATTGGTTCTTCAGGAAAGCCTCTCAATAACAGAGGACCAAACAGAGGAGTTTATCTTAGAGTGCAGCCCTTCCCACACTGACGAATCAGAGCTGGCCTGTGATTTTGACTCCTCCCACCTCCCTGAGACTGACCAATTGGAGCCGGCGAAGGATCATGGAACCCCACCCCATGGAACCACACCCCAGAACATAGAGCAAATGGACCAATCAGAACTGCAGTGTAAGCAAAGTCCCAACCGCACTGAGGACCAATCGGAATGA